The Lewinella sp. 4G2 nucleotide sequence CAGTACTGCATTGTGCATCGCCACTCACCTTTAAGATTCACGCTCCCCGAAACAAAATCGCCGGAAGGCTACTTCTACTCCTACCCTGGCCGCGTCCTCGTCACCCCACCAAAAACCAACCCACCATGTCCTTCTGGGATTCCATCACCGAGCTATTTCGCAGTGCCGAAGAGAGCACGCCGGGCAACGCGGCCGTCCACGAACTCATCGTGCGGGATGAGGAATATCTGGAGGGGTACGAGCAGTGGAAGCGGACCCACAACAGCCGTCGCCTCCTGGATTGGCTGGAGGAGCAGTACGCCACCCACAAGGCCGGAGCACCGACGGACCAGGGAGTCGGCTTTCTGAACCTCTCCAGCAGCAAGGGTTTCGTGATCTACTTTAAGGAACTCAACTACCAACCGGAGGAGATCGCCTATTTCTTTGACTTCCTGAAGGAGCGCGTCCTCACCCTCAACTACCGGAGCGACATTTCGGACCGCCGCATCTTCAGCCGGCGGGACTGGGTGGAGACCCAGGAACGGCACTACCTCAAGCCCATCAACACCTTTGAGGAAGGGGAACTGCTGCACCAGGCCTTCGGCAACATCACCATTCAGCACGAACTACGGGATGGGGTGCCCCACAACCTCCGCCTCCGGGCCACCTTTTACAGCGACGCGCTTTACGAAGAGGCTCATTCCTTTGGCGCCCTGATGATCGCTCTGGCGCACCGGTCCCCCGGCTAACGCTTGCTCACCGAGTGCACCCTATTCCGAACTTTGCACCCGCGGAAGCGCCCTAAGCCGCTGACTAACAGGGAACAAATGGGGCTGAGCTTCCGTACTACTAGTATGAAATCTATCTGCCTGAGTATCGCGTTGCTTTTTTGTTTTTCCTCCGCGGTGGAAGGGCAGTCCCTGAATGAATTTCAGTGGAAATCGCGCCTAGTGCTCCTGTTTACGCCGGACCCGGGGGACCCACTTTTTGAGGAGCAGGTACGGCTACTTTACCTGCAGCGGGAAGCATTCGAAGAGCGGGACGTGAAGTTCATGTGGATCACCCCAGACGGTAAATTTGAGAATACCGGGCGCTTTTTGGACGAGTCCTTCGCCCGCCAGTACTACGAACGGTTTGACCCCCGGCAGTATGAATTTACGATGATTCTCGTGGGGATGGACGGCAACGAAAAATTCCGCGCCACGAACCGATTGACGCCAGCCTCCGTCCTGGTAGAAATGATCGACGGCATGCCGATGCGGCAACGCGAAATCCTGCAGGGGTACGGGAATAAAAGCATGAGTGGCAAGGACCCTAGTAATCAGAACCGCCCGGCAAGTACCCGCCGCAGCTTCTAAATCAGGGTGTAGATGCTGGGCAAAATTGATGCCCGAACCTACCGTAACACGTTCCTAATCTGATACATCTTTGGTTTCCAGTAACTGGACGCCAAGATATCCTCGCGCATCACTCCGCGAGAGCTCGTAGCGTGAATTACCCACAACTCACCGGGTTGCGAGAGCACCACCACCGATACGTGAAAGACGGAGCCACCAGGCTTTTTGTAGAAGACGAGATCTCCCGGCCGGGCCTCACTCGCGTTTATGACTTTACCCTGTTTTGCCTGATCGCGTGACGTTCGGGCGATATCCAACCCCGCCCCCTGGTAGAGGTAAACGACGAGCCCAGAACAATCAAAACCTTCGTTGGGGCGGTTGCCGCCGTATTTGTAAGGAATACCAATGAGTTCCTGCGCGTGGGTGGTGATGTCCGACCGGATCCAGGAGTTGGGGTCTTCCGAACCCCGCGCTACCCGCGTGGGCTGTTGGGGGTTTCTGCCGATGGGGTCGGCGGGCTTGAAGAGGCCACACGAGGACAGCACGAACAGGCAGCACAACGACAGCAGGGCGGGGGTCAACTTCATCGGGCGGTAGGCATACGGCGTTAAAATTTGGTAGCAGCGGGCAGCACGAAAAACGGGCTACGCTGGTGCAAACGTAGCCCGTTTTGGAGAAATTGCCGTCGAGGAAAGCAATTAGGATTGCGGTAACGTCGCCGGCAAGGGAGACGCACCAGTACCGGTTAATTCGCCATTTCGGTCAGGAACTTGATGCGGACCAATTTGATCTCGTCGATGGTTACGTCCTCCTCCTTCAGGGTTTGGAAGGCGATGTCCGGATCGTCGGTATCGGCCTGCATGAAATACTCATAGGTATCCTCCAGGCTGTATTCATCCACCTCTTCTTCGATGTAATAATCGATGTTGAGTTTGGTGCCGGAATGGACGATGGAGACCATCTCTTCCAATAGCTCATCCATGGAAAGTTGGTTGCCCGAAGCGATGTCCTCCAGCGGAATCTTGCGATCTACGGCCTGGATGATGTTGACCTTTTTCTTCGACTTATTGGCCACCTGCTTGACGACGAAGTCCAGCGGGCGATCAATGTCGTTCTCCTCCACGTATTTCTCGATGAGTACGAGGAAGGGCGTTGCGTAACGGCGGGCCTTGTTGATGGAGATGCCGTTGATGTTCTTCATCTCATCCAGCGTGATGGGATAGCGGGTAGCCATCTCGATCAGACTGGGGTCCTGAAAGATCACGAAGGGAGGGATGCCCAGGCGGGCGGATTCTTTCTTCCGCAGGTCCTTCAGGGCGCGTAGTAGGGGTTCGTCCAGCGTGACGGCGCGGGCGTCGTCGGCGGCGGTACGGATGTCGGCGGCCAGTTCTTTCTCGAAATCGTGGTCAATCGGGATCTGGAAGCTGGTTGGCTTCTTGAGGAAGGCTTCGCCCTCTTCGGTGATCTTGATCGTACCGTAGCTCTCGATGTCCTTACGTACCAGGTTGTTGAGGAGGGCCTGGCGGAAGATAGAGCTCCACAGCACCTCGTCCTCTCCCTTGGCGACGCCGAAGCCTTCGCGGTTGACGAACTTGTAGTCCTTCATCTGCTTCGTCTCCTTACCGAGCACGAATTCGATGAGCATCTTGAGGGGGTAGTTCTCGTCGAGTTGCTTGACGGCCTTGAGGGCGTGGACCATCTTTTCCTTCACCTCCACCCGCTCTTTGGGGTGGCGGCAGTTGTCGCACATTTCGTTGCAGTTCTTCTCGTCGTATTCTTCCCCGAAGTAGTGGAGGAGGAAGCGGCGGCGGCAGGCGGTGGTTTCGGAATAGGCCATCACCTCCTGCATGAGTTGGGCGCCCATCTCCCGCTCCATGAGCGGCTTGTCGCGGAGGAATTTCTCCAGCTTCAGGATGTCCTTGTAGGCGTAAAAGGCAACGCAGCGGCCGTTGATGCCGTCGCGCCCGGCCCGCCCGGTTTCCTGGTAGTAGTTCTCGATGGACTTGGGGATGTCGTAGTGAATCACGAAACGGACGTCCGGCTTATCGATACCCATTCCGAAAGCGATGGTGGCGCAGATGACGTCGACGTCCTCCATCAGGAACTGGTCCTGGGTGCGGGAGCGGGTCTTGGGGTCCAGCCCGGCGTGGTAGGGGGCGGCGCGGACGTCGTTTACCCGCAGTGCTTCGGCGATCTCTTCGGCGGCCTTCCGGCTCTGTACGTAAACGATGCCGGACTCACCCGGTACTTCCTTTACACACTGGATGATCTGGCGAATGGTGTAGTCCTTCTTCCCCTTGGGGCGGACTTCGTAGTAGAGGTTATCCCGGTTAAAGGAGGAAACGAAGGTGCGGTGGTCGTCCCCCATCCGCAGGTTCTTGACGATGTCGGACTGCACCTTGGGCGTAGCCGTGGCCGTCAGGGCAATAATGGGAATATCGTGGCCGATAGCGTCGAGCATTTCACGGATGCGGCGGTATTCCGGGCGGAAGTCGTGGCCCCATTCGGAAATACAGTGGGCCTCGTCGATGGCAACGAAGGAGATATTGGAATCGCGGAAGAACTCGATGTTCTCCTCCTTCGTCAGGGTTTCCGGGGCGACGAACAGCAGTTTCGTATCACCGGAGCTGATGTCCTCCTTCACCTGCCGCATCTGGGTCTTGGAAAGGGAAGAGTTCAGGTAGTGGGCCACGGAATCCTTATCGCTGTAGGACCGGATGGAATCCACCTGGTTCTTCATCAGGGCGATGAGGGGGGAAATGACGAGGGCGCAGCCGTCCATCATTAGCCCGGGGAGTTGGTAGCAGAGGCTCTTTCCGCCGCCCGTGGGCATAATTACGAAGGTATCTTTTCCTTCAAAAAGGGAAGTGATGATGGCCTTCTGGTTACCCTTGAATTGATCGAAGCCGAAGTAATCCTGTAAGGCTTGGTCGATGTGGTTCTTAACTGGTGTGGCGGTCATTATGTTACGCACTTTGAATACTCTCCTTCAGTAAGGCCGGCGTGGAAAAAAGGTGGTTAGCCGGTAACCCAGAGTAACTGGAAGAAGAACTTTTTAAACTGTACTAGATGTCAGTAAAGTAGATGTGGATAGGTAATGGGAGTAATGCGCTAGATGTCAATCTGAAGAAGAGTAGCGGAACTATCTCTTTCCGTAAATTACGGCGTTTTCTCGACATAACCCGGGTATCCACTGAACTATTACGTCCACCCTTTATGGGCCAGGCAGCGCTTTGTGACTGCCTTTCAGTGGGTTAGACGGCGAATTTTCGCTAATGTCACTCAGCGGCTAAACCGGGAGGTTTTTTTCGAGCCCGCAAAAATACACTTTTCCGTGCATAACCATAAGCTCATCACCGAAACGGCCCGCCGCACGCTGCGCATCGAAGCTGAGGCCCTGGCCGGCCTGGTGGAGGGGATCGACCACCGTTTCGCCGAAAGTGTACAGGCCATTTTTTCCAGCAACGGCCGCGTCGTCGTTGCCGGGATCGGTAAGACGGCCCTCGTTGCCAAGAAGATCGTCGCTACCCTCAACAGCACGGGCACCCCGGCTACCTTCCTCCACGCGGCCGACGCCATCCACGGCGATATCGGGATGATCCAACCGGGCGATACCGTCATCGTCATCAGCCGGAGTGGGGAGACGGAAGAGATCAAGATGATGGCCCTGCTCACGCGGCAAATGGGGAATACCCTCATCGCCATGGTGAGCCGCCCCGAATGTAGCCTGGCCCAGCTCGCCGACCACCTGTTGCTGGCCCCCTTCGACCGGGAGGCCGACCCCAACGAACTGGCCCCCACCACGAGTACGACCTTACAAATGGCCCTCGGTGATGCCCTGGCCACCGCCCTCCTGGCCCTCCGTGGTTTCTCCCCCGAAGACTTCGCCCGCTACCACCCCGGTGGCTCACTCGGCAAACAACTCTACCTCCGCGTGGCGGATCTGTACACCCACAACGAGCGGCCGGTCGTTCACCCCACCACTACTCTGCGGGCCACGGTGCTGGAAATGACGGCCAAGCGGCTCGGGGCAACGGCCGTCCTCGACCCCGACGATGACCGGTTACTGGGTATCGTTACCGACGGTGATTTACGACGCTTGCTCTCGGGGGAAGACGACCTGACGGGCGTCAACGCGGGCATCATGATGACGGCGGAGCCCAAAACCGTTCACTGCGATACGCTGGCCATCCAGGCGTTGTCCATCCTGCGGGAATACAGCATCAGCCAGCTTCCGGTCGTGGACGAAAGCGGGGCCTACCTCGGGTTCCTGCACCTGCACGACCTCGTCCGGGAAGGATTGGTATAGGGAGAGTTCCCGAGCCACAAAGTTTACTATCTGCCGAAGGGCAGTCCACTAGGGCACTTCTACGACGTTGAGGACGCGGGCGATAATGTCCTCCTGCTTGATGTTTTCCGCTTCGGCTTCGTAGCTGAGGCCGATCCGATGGCGGAGCACGTCTTCGCAGACGGAGCGGACGTCCTCCGGCGTCACGTAGCCACGGCGTTCGAGGAAGGCCTGGGCTTTGGCGGCCAGGGCGAGGTTGATGCTCGCGCGCGGGCTACCGCCGAAGGTGATGAGTGGTTTGAGGTCGCTCAGCCGGTAGGCTTCCGGTTCGCGGGTGGCGAAGACGATGTCGATGATGTAGCGTTCGATCTTGTCGTCCATGTAGATATTCCGCACGCTGTCGCGGGCCTTCAGGATCTCCGCCGTAGTCGCCACGGGGTTCACCTTTTCGAAGCCCTGGCTGATGTTGCGGCGCATGATTTCGCGTTCGTCCTCCCGCGTCGGGTAGCCGATGGTGCACTTGAGCATGAAACGGTCCGTCTGGGCTTCCGGCAGCGGGTAAGTCCCCTCCTGTTCGATGGGGTTCTGGGTGGCGAGGACGAGGAAGGGCTCTTCCAGTTTAAAGGTTTCGTCACCAATCGTTACCTGCCGTTCCTGCATCGCTTCGAGGAGGGCGGATTGCACTTTGGCCGGCGCCCGGTTGATCTCATCCGCCAACACGAAGTTGGCGAAAACGGGCCCTTTGCGCACGGTAAAATCGTTCACGGCCTGGTTGTAAATCATCGTTCCGACGATATCCGCGGGCAGCAGGTCCGGTGTGAATTGGATGCGGCTGAAGTCGGCCGAGATCGTCTTCGCCAGCGTGTTGATGGCCAGCGTTTTGGCGAGTCCGGGCAGCCCTTCCAGCAGGATGTGCCCTTTGCTGAGCAGCCCGAGCAGCAGCCGGTCCACCATGTATTCCTGCCCGACGATCACCTTGGAGGTCTCCTTACGGATCCGGTCCACGACCTCGGAGTCGATGGCGATCTGTTGGTTAAGGGCGGCAATATCTACGGTGGCCATGGGCGGATTTTTGTCTGGGGTGTGCGCGAAAATAAGGTTTCCTGCGTCTTTGCCCGAAACGCTCTATAAGGTGTTTTGGGCGCTGCCGCAGGTGCAAGGTAAGGATAAGGGGGGAGGGATTGGGATCGACCTTTATTGGCTGGACTGTAAGGGCTCCTTTAATAATTTGCTCAATAGCTGATGGAAGAAAAGTGCTTACGGTACTACCTTAAATCATTGAACTGCAAGGGACGCCCGTGGCGGACTCAACACAAAAGGCAAAAAAACTCAAAAAAGGCGATGCCGTCCGTATCCAATCTTCTACTCTTCCTTACCAACTTATATTTCTTGTCGCTAATGGAGGATTATAATCCACACTTCTTAATCGTCTCTATCGCCCAATACTTCTTTGCGAAACTAAAAAACAGGCGGAGCCACAATCAAACTTTGAGCTAATAGCTGTCCACGCATGTTTCGCCAAGAGGATCAAGATGTTTGAGACGAAAGAGAAGGACGATACCGGCTTCTCTCCCCTCTCTATCGCCCTATACTTCTTTGCGAAACTAAAAAGCAGGCGGAGCCACAATCAAACTTTGAGCTAATAGCTGTCCACGCATGTTTCGCAAAGAGGATTAAGATGTTTAAGACGAAAGAGAAGGACGATACCGGCTTCTCTCCCCTCTCTATCGCCCTATACTTCTTTGCGAAACTAAAAAGCAGACGGAACTACAATCCAACTTTTAGCTAGTAGCTGTCCACGCATGTTTCGCAAAGAGGATCAAGATGTTTAAGACGAAAGAGAAGGACGATACCGGCTTCTCTTCCCTCTCTATCGCCCTATACTTCTTTGCGAAACTAAAAAGCAGGCAGAGCCACAATCCAACTTTGAGCTAATAGCTGTCCACGCATGTTGCGCAAAGAGGATCAGGATGTTTAAGACGAAAGAGAAGGACAATACCGGCTTCTCTCCCCTCTCTATCGCCCTATACTTCTTTGCGAAACTAAAAAGCAGGCGGAGCCACAATCCAACTTTTAGCTAGTAGCTGTCCACGCATGTTTCGCAAAGAGGATCAGGATGTTTAAGAAGAAAGAGAAGGACGATACCGGCTTCTCTCCCCTCTCTATCGCCCTATACTTCTTTGCGAAACTAAAAAGCAGGCGGAGCCACTATCCAACTTTGAGCTTACAGCTGTCCACGCATGTTTCGCAAAGAAGATCAAGATGTTTAAGACGAAAGAGAAGGACGATACCGGCTTCTCTTCCCTCTCTATCGCCCTATACTTCTTTGCGAAATAAGTAAAGCGTCTACCCAACCTAGCGGCAATGCAAGAAGACTAAAATAATTCACTTTTTAGTTACATACCATTGTAGAATACTCAAATAAAGTATATATTTGTTTCGTCGCTAGCTATTCAACACCAATTTGTTGTTACTCCAGCGATAGAATAACCCTCCCTTCAACTTCATCCCATGCAAGCCATCTCCATTCAACTCAAGCGACTTGGTAAGAAGAAGATCCGGCGGATAGATTACGAGTTGCCACCGGTGCAGGACCTGCGGGGATTGCTCGAGGCGATCGTCCGGCAGGAGGTAGCCAAGTTTAATGCTAAACGGGAAGAGGTACAATTGATGCCCTTTCTCACACCGGGAGATATCGAACGGCAATCCCAGGACGGCAAGGTGGGCTTTGGTGACATCGCCAACCGCAATCTCGCGGAGGTCGAGCAAAGCATCGAGACCGCATTGCTGGCTTTTAAGGATGGTCTTTTCATCGTCTTCCATAATGACGTCGAGCTCCGTTCGTTGGAAGATCCGGTCACCCTGACGGAAGACAGCGAACTGGCTTTCTTGCGGATGACGTTTTTGACGGGGACTTTTTGGTAGTTTATAGTCTGTAGTCTATGGTCTACAGTCTGTAGTCGGCAGTCCCGCACTACAGACTATAGACTACAGACTATTGACCCTTTACCTCGCACCTGCGTCAGCGCCCATATCCTACTCAATTACACGAACACACATAAACCAACACCATGATCACATCGGAACAGGCGGATAAAGTATTTAAGGCGAATAAGGCGGCGGCACGAAAATTTTCCGTGTCGGACGTATTTATGGGCCGGTATAAGGAGTTGAGCGCCATCATTCGTAAGGGGTACCGTTTGAAGGGGAAGCGATCTCCAAAACAAGCTTATCTGGAGCATTTTCGGGCGGAGGAGAACCCTTGGGTGAGCTCTACCGGGGAGCGACTGGCCGAAGCACTCTTTGGGGAGCACGGCGCAGTTCACGCCAGCCGCGCCTGGGAATTACTGGGGCAGTTGCCCTACCAGACGGGGTACAGCCGCCGTCCGTTTCGATCCTCCGCCGCCGTGCATTCGCTGGAGAGGAAACTGAATTTCTTCCACCAGTGGGCCCAGGCTTGTGAGCAGGGGTTCCACCCGTTTACGGTAGCCGATACGATGCGATACGCCGTGTACTACAGCCGGGAGACCACCGCCTTCAGCCCAATGATTGCCGCCGCTCTGGAAGCGGAGGGGCCACGGGGAGAGCTGCACGAACTGGCCTGGGACATCCTCCAGGGAGAAGACGAAATTGGTGCCGTAAACCGCGCGTTGATCCAGGGCCTACTGATGACCGACCAGCCGGAAAGCTGGGAAATGGTGGAAAAATTATTACTCGCCGCCCAGCGGGAAGAAGGTCTGCGGCAGACCATTTTTGAAACCGTAGACGAAGGCCACATTGGTGCCTTCCGCCACTTCATCGAATTGATCCGGACACACGATCTGGCCCGCTTCAGTTCTGTCATCCGTGGCGTGGACGTCTGGTTTGGTTTCGGCTGGGAAGCCCCGAAGAAAAAGACGATCAACCGCGCACTGGAGATCGCGGCGGCGTGCCTGCAGGACGTTGAGGCGACCAACCGCTACGCAAATTCTAAGGATAGCCTGGAGTTTTACGTGGCCTTGTGGTCCGTTGCCGTGCAGAACGTGCTCAACGTACTGCCGACGGCGGCCGACATCATTCTGAAGGGCAACCGGACCCAACAGCTTGGTGCGTGTTATTTGATGATCCAAACCGGTTACAGCCACGATAGCATCAGCCAGTATTTCGAGGGGCAGTTTGGGCAGGATATCCTGTTGGACTATTACGTGACGCGCATCATGCCGGACGACACGCCGATCAGCGACCAGATGATGGAGCAATTGATCGCCCACGCTCAGTCGCTACCGAAGGATGGAAAAACCTACGAATCTGGCGTCTTCGAATGGATGGCCCCGAAGCTTACGCCCGAATACTTCTACGACTTCCTGATCCGGGAGGGGCAGGACCACCAACGTCACCGTTTGGCGGAGGACCTGTCCGCCCTGCCGAGTAATTCCCGGGAGTCGCTTCTGCGCAAGTTGTTCCCCGACCATTATACCTGGTCGATGCGCTACGACACCAACAAGAATCGCAAGCCGATCGCGCCGGCCGACCAGGGGTGGACGCGCAAGGTCATGCACCAGGCAATTACCGACCGGAACACCTCCGTGATGGCGACGGGGTTAACGCTGCTCCGGTCCGTCCCGCTAACGGACACCGACGTGGAAGTCGTCACCGGCCTGCTCAAGCGAAAGGGGAAGGACCTACGCGGCTCGTTGATCCAACTCATCCTCGCCCAACAGGAACCAAAAATCAAGGAATTCGAGAGCCGCTTGCTACAAGCGAAAACCGTGGACCAGCGCCTGGCGGGCCTGGAAGTCCTTAGTGTACTGAACGAACGGGGCGCCATGCCGGAGTACGTTGCAACTAGCGTGGCGACTTACCTCGAACGGGGTACTTTTTCCAAGAATGAATCCGTCCTGCTGGAACGTTTCAACCCGCCAGAAGAGCGGGATACCTTCTCGATAGCGAACGGCTTCGGGGTGGTGGATTACGATAATGTGCGTCCGCTGATCACACCACAGTTGAAGTTTAAGGCACCATCGTCCGGTGGGCTCCTCAGTAAAGTATTCGGAACCCGCCAGGTCTTTCTCTTCGCCAAGTTCGTGGATGCGGCTAAAATTCGGAGCGCCATCGAGGGCCTGGCCGCCGTCGTACGGGAGAACGCGACTTACGAGTACACGAGCGTTTATAATGATAGTTACGAGGAAACGTTCCTGTTACAGAACGCCATCAACCTCTTGCGGCCCAACCATACCTTTACCGCTCCGGTAGACCGGGTCAATGACCTGCCCCTCGCCGAAAAGTGGAAAGCCTGGTACGATGGTTCCGGCCTCAACGATTTTGAACTGCTCTTCCTTTACGCTTACCTGAAGGGGAAAGGCGGCAACATCGGTAAGACCTGGTACCGGCAGCTGCGGGACCAGTACTACCCCGAGATCAAGGACGTAGACACACTGGTGGGCGAGCGGGGTGCCTGGGATACCCTGCGCAGTAACCTGTCAACCGTTGCCCACGCCTTTTACTACGCCTACGCGGACCTGGCCACGCTTGATCAATTCCAGGTCGATATGCTGGAAGATATGCTCGCCCGCTGGCCCAATGATCAACGGCGTAACATCACGACTAAATCCCGGTGGGGTTACGATGAGACTTCCAAGTGGGTAGACCTAGTTACCCGACTTCACCCGGGCGTCTACAGTTGGCAGCCCCACGACCGTGGTCTGGGTACCGCGGAGCCAGCGACCCTGAGTCAGTATTATGATTTAAACCAATTGATCTTTGCGGCCTCACGCAGTAGTGCCTACCCGCCGCAACCGCTGCACGAAACGATCAATACCCAACAGCACAGTGGCTACTACTCACGCAGTAGAGGAGATACCGTACTCGCCAGACTACTGCACAAACGCGGGAGCATAACGGCGGACGAACTACTCGTCCACGCCCTCATCGATTCCCATTTCCTGGGAAGTCTCCACAACGCCGAGGCCATCAACGCCAGGAATACGAACCCCACCGACCCGTGGCCGGAGGGTTTAGTGGATGACCTCGCCGTCAACCTGCTCGCCGTCGAGTTGGACCGGGGCGACCTCGCCACCGAAGCCACGCCGTACACCAACAGCCTCAAGCGAGTGGAAGGTGCTAATTACCTCGTAGAGCTAGCCGCGCGGATGGGAAAGGAAACCCTCCACCGGGGCTACAGCTACGGCAACGATACGACGCGCAAAGAGAGCTTCAGCGCCCTCAT carries:
- a CDS encoding DUF4174 domain-containing protein — translated: MKSICLSIALLFCFSSAVEGQSLNEFQWKSRLVLLFTPDPGDPLFEEQVRLLYLQREAFEERDVKFMWITPDGKFENTGRFLDESFARQYYERFDPRQYEFTMILVGMDGNEKFRATNRLTPASVLVEMIDGMPMRQREILQGYGNKSMSGKDPSNQNRPASTRRSF
- a CDS encoding C40 family peptidase — protein: MKLTPALLSLCCLFVLSSCGLFKPADPIGRNPQQPTRVARGSEDPNSWIRSDITTHAQELIGIPYKYGGNRPNEGFDCSGLVVYLYQGAGLDIARTSRDQAKQGKVINASEARPGDLVFYKKPGGSVFHVSVVVLSQPGELWVIHATSSRGVMREDILASSYWKPKMYQIRNVLR
- a CDS encoding ATP-dependent DNA helicase RecQ, whose product is MTATPVKNHIDQALQDYFGFDQFKGNQKAIITSLFEGKDTFVIMPTGGGKSLCYQLPGLMMDGCALVISPLIALMKNQVDSIRSYSDKDSVAHYLNSSLSKTQMRQVKEDISSGDTKLLFVAPETLTKEENIEFFRDSNISFVAIDEAHCISEWGHDFRPEYRRIREMLDAIGHDIPIIALTATATPKVQSDIVKNLRMGDDHRTFVSSFNRDNLYYEVRPKGKKDYTIRQIIQCVKEVPGESGIVYVQSRKAAEEIAEALRVNDVRAAPYHAGLDPKTRSRTQDQFLMEDVDVICATIAFGMGIDKPDVRFVIHYDIPKSIENYYQETGRAGRDGINGRCVAFYAYKDILKLEKFLRDKPLMEREMGAQLMQEVMAYSETTACRRRFLLHYFGEEYDEKNCNEMCDNCRHPKERVEVKEKMVHALKAVKQLDENYPLKMLIEFVLGKETKQMKDYKFVNREGFGVAKGEDEVLWSSIFRQALLNNLVRKDIESYGTIKITEEGEAFLKKPTSFQIPIDHDFEKELAADIRTAADDARAVTLDEPLLRALKDLRKKESARLGIPPFVIFQDPSLIEMATRYPITLDEMKNINGISINKARRYATPFLVLIEKYVEENDIDRPLDFVVKQVANKSKKKVNIIQAVDRKIPLEDIASGNQLSMDELLEEMVSIVHSGTKLNIDYYIEEEVDEYSLEDTYEYFMQADTDDPDIAFQTLKEEDVTIDEIKLVRIKFLTEMAN
- a CDS encoding SIS domain-containing protein, translating into MHNHKLITETARRTLRIEAEALAGLVEGIDHRFAESVQAIFSSNGRVVVAGIGKTALVAKKIVATLNSTGTPATFLHAADAIHGDIGMIQPGDTVIVISRSGETEEIKMMALLTRQMGNTLIAMVSRPECSLAQLADHLLLAPFDREADPNELAPTTSTTLQMALGDALATALLALRGFSPEDFARYHPGGSLGKQLYLRVADLYTHNERPVVHPTTTLRATVLEMTAKRLGATAVLDPDDDRLLGIVTDGDLRRLLSGEDDLTGVNAGIMMTAEPKTVHCDTLAIQALSILREYSISQLPVVDESGAYLGFLHLHDLVREGLV
- a CDS encoding MoxR family ATPase; this encodes MATVDIAALNQQIAIDSEVVDRIRKETSKVIVGQEYMVDRLLLGLLSKGHILLEGLPGLAKTLAINTLAKTISADFSRIQFTPDLLPADIVGTMIYNQAVNDFTVRKGPVFANFVLADEINRAPAKVQSALLEAMQERQVTIGDETFKLEEPFLVLATQNPIEQEGTYPLPEAQTDRFMLKCTIGYPTREDEREIMRRNISQGFEKVNPVATTAEILKARDSVRNIYMDDKIERYIIDIVFATREPEAYRLSDLKPLITFGGSPRASINLALAAKAQAFLERRGYVTPEDVRSVCEDVLRHRIGLSYEAEAENIKQEDIIARVLNVVEVP
- a CDS encoding DUF4132 domain-containing protein; protein product: MITSEQADKVFKANKAAARKFSVSDVFMGRYKELSAIIRKGYRLKGKRSPKQAYLEHFRAEENPWVSSTGERLAEALFGEHGAVHASRAWELLGQLPYQTGYSRRPFRSSAAVHSLERKLNFFHQWAQACEQGFHPFTVADTMRYAVYYSRETTAFSPMIAAALEAEGPRGELHELAWDILQGEDEIGAVNRALIQGLLMTDQPESWEMVEKLLLAAQREEGLRQTIFETVDEGHIGAFRHFIELIRTHDLARFSSVIRGVDVWFGFGWEAPKKKTINRALEIAAACLQDVEATNRYANSKDSLEFYVALWSVAVQNVLNVLPTAADIILKGNRTQQLGACYLMIQTGYSHDSISQYFEGQFGQDILLDYYVTRIMPDDTPISDQMMEQLIAHAQSLPKDGKTYESGVFEWMAPKLTPEYFYDFLIREGQDHQRHRLAEDLSALPSNSRESLLRKLFPDHYTWSMRYDTNKNRKPIAPADQGWTRKVMHQAITDRNTSVMATGLTLLRSVPLTDTDVEVVTGLLKRKGKDLRGSLIQLILAQQEPKIKEFESRLLQAKTVDQRLAGLEVLSVLNERGAMPEYVATSVATYLERGTFSKNESVLLERFNPPEERDTFSIANGFGVVDYDNVRPLITPQLKFKAPSSGGLLSKVFGTRQVFLFAKFVDAAKIRSAIEGLAAVVRENATYEYTSVYNDSYEETFLLQNAINLLRPNHTFTAPVDRVNDLPLAEKWKAWYDGSGLNDFELLFLYAYLKGKGGNIGKTWYRQLRDQYYPEIKDVDTLVGERGAWDTLRSNLSTVAHAFYYAYADLATLDQFQVDMLEDMLARWPNDQRRNITTKSRWGYDETSKWVDLVTRLHPGVYSWQPHDRGLGTAEPATLSQYYDLNQLIFAASRSSAYPPQPLHETINTQQHSGYYSRSRGDTVLARLLHKRGSITADELLVHALIDSHFLGSLHNAEAINARNTNPTDPWPEGLVDDLAVNLLAVELDRGDLATEATPYTNSLKRVEGANYLVELAARMGKETLHRGYSYGNDTTRKESFSALIKKTVPTEVDTVESFNQQARAVKVTDKRWLEIAMYAPQWATWIGEMLNIKDLESAVWWFHAHASEYSSEQKAGIVARYSPIEMADFREGAIDIDWFAEVYDAVGKKTWKMLHDAAKFVTDGNGHRQVKLYSGIMLGETKITETLKKIKEKRDKVYVKGLGLVPLSKKIPRKDTLKRYELFQQFLHESKQFGNQRRESEKKAVEIGIENLARNAGYSDPVRFSWIMEGQATRAIMEESVVEIDQTQVRLVIDDFGKADILVTKAGKSQKSIPTKLRKHKDILRLKAHKAKLRKQYSRTLKSLERAMVDGQTFTVEEIAEINDHPVVKTLLAKLVLFHPEKQLTGFWAHGMLIDVTGKAHELGRDEVVRIAHPTDLYATVQWDLFQRYAFDEKLVQPFKQIFRELYLPTANEREEQYKSSRYQGNQVQVKKTVALLTSRGWTVDYDSGLQKVDYKRGVVASLYAMADWFSAAEIEAPTLEYVAFHSRSHYRAVGLDEIDPILFSETMRDVDLVVSVANAGQVDPEASHSSMEMRAALARESARLFRLENVEVKERFIVIDGLHGTYSIHLGSGMVSKNGLQLGIIPVHSQHRGRVFLPFVDDDPKSAEIISKMKLLAEDDRIKDPTVLAQLMK